DNA from Desulfovibrio porci:
GGCCTGAAACGCGGGCAAGTCTCCCAGGCGAAGGGCCGCAACGGCACAGACGGTATGGATATCAAGAGAAGCTTCAGCGTCAGGGGAAAAATCCGGCCCGCAGCTTTCAGGTGCGAGAATCTCTGAAAGCAGATTCCGCGCGTCTTCCATGCGACCGCTCTCAAGGAGCAGGCGCAGGCGCATGGCCGTGACATCGTGGTGGATGTCCTGACGCTCAAGCAGCGCCGCCAATGACGGCAGATGCTTTCGGTATGCGGGATTGCCTCTCGCCCACTGGACGCAAGCCAGAGCGAAAATCCGTTCCGATTCGCCGGGGGCGCAGGTCCGCGCGGAGAAGGATCGGAATATACGGATAAGTTCGGAAGCACGGTGCTCCGGCAGGTGGTTCATCTGCACTCTCCGTTGCGCCGCCTGACCGATTTTTTCCGTCAAGGCCGGGCGTACGGAGAAAAAAGAAAGGAGTTCGTCAAGTTCCAGAGCGTGCCGATAGGTGAGCACTTCTTTGCCCGGCTCAAAATGGGCGTGCAAATCTTCCCCGATATCTTCGGTGAGCACGCAACAACCACAGGAAGCCCCCTCCATGATGCGGAAGTTGAATTCCCGGCAAATGGATTCATTGGGGAGGATGCGGGTGTCGTCGTATAAATCCAGCATGGCCTGAAAAGAAAGCGGGCGGGCGTCCACATGGTGGCGTTGTTGTAAAAATTGCGCGAAGCGGGATCGCCGGGGACGGTTTTGATCAATGACGCCCACAAAGGCGGCCGTTTGGCGACGCTGGGCATGAGAACGCCATGCGCGTCCGAAGCCCGGCATGGCGAAAGGGCGCGCATCGTTCCGCAGCCGCCATGCCGCCGGCAATGAATTGAACAAGTTCGGGTGGGGCGTCAGAACAAGGTCGAAAAGCCGGCCATACCAGCGCTGCCAGAAGAGATTCAGATGGCTGTCCAGAGCCCAAAAAATCTTGGGACAATCCAGTTCCTCCAGACCGCTCAAAAAAATCCTGCGTGCCAAATGTTCCATCTGCACAAGCAGATCGGGCCTGAACTTTTCCCCCGAGGCGTCGGGGCCACGCAGAAGCCGCCGTACCGGTACAAGGCCACCCTCGCCTTTGAGGTTGACCCTGCGCACGGTATGACCCGGCATTTCTCCAAAATTGCAATCCACCAGAAGGATATTCATGTTGCACAAAAATTGTTGATGCGCTCCGTCAAAAATACGATCGACATTACCCTATTGGTTGATTTTACCCGAGCGCCCGCTTTTGTCCAGCCGGGAAAAGCATACGCGGAACCTCCCGCCTTGCCATAGCTGCCCCCCTGTTTTACATTTGCGGCATAAAGGGGAGACGAAGAATGATCGAAAGAGATGACGCCTTGAAATTGCTGGCGGATCAGGGCACGCCGACATCGCTTTTGCAGCACGCACTGGCCGCCGAGGCCATCATGCGCGCCTTGGCGCGCCGTTTCGGCGAGGATGAGGAACTCTGGGGCCTGACCGGCCTGTTGCACGATCTGGACTACCCTTCCACCGCTGAAGCGCCCGAGCGGCACGGCCTGGAGAGCGCTGAGCTGCTGTCCGGCAAACTGCCGGAAGAGGCCCTCGCCGCCATCCGTGCCCATAACGGCGAAATGAACGGCGCGACACCGCAAAGCCGTTTTGATTATGCCTTGCGCTGCGGCGAAACCGTCACCGGACTCATCAGCGCAGCGGCGCGCATGCGCCCCACCGGCCTGGAAGGCATGGAGCCCAAAAGCATCAAGAAAAAGATGAAGGACAAAGCTTTTGCCGCCAGCGTGAACCGGGACAATATCCGCCAGTGCGCCAACGCCGGGCTGGAACTGGACGAATTTCTGGCTCTGGCCATTGAGGCCATGCACGCCAGGGCCGCCGAGTTGGACTTGAGCAAATAAGCGTTTTACCTTTTTATGAGGCAGATCATGGAAGAATGCGCGCTGGATACGAGCATCCGCACCCTTGGCCCCTGCAAGCTGGAGTCGCGCCTGCCCTACCGCACTTGGGCAGACGACAAAAGCATTCAGAT
Protein-coding regions in this window:
- a CDS encoding HD domain-containing protein, translated to MIERDDALKLLADQGTPTSLLQHALAAEAIMRALARRFGEDEELWGLTGLLHDLDYPSTAEAPERHGLESAELLSGKLPEEALAAIRAHNGEMNGATPQSRFDYALRCGETVTGLISAAARMRPTGLEGMEPKSIKKKMKDKAFAASVNRDNIRQCANAGLELDEFLALAIEAMHARAAELDLSK